A window of the Dioscorea cayenensis subsp. rotundata cultivar TDr96_F1 chromosome 14, TDr96_F1_v2_PseudoChromosome.rev07_lg8_w22 25.fasta, whole genome shotgun sequence genome harbors these coding sequences:
- the LOC120276073 gene encoding cytokinin riboside 5'-monophosphate phosphoribohydrolase LOG1-like yields the protein MTTSKFKTICLFCGSSLGKKKSYKDAAIDLAKELQMFALQVMKNIDLVYGGGNIGLMGLIAQTLFDGGRHVLGVIPTPLMDKEITSVTIGDLKPVKNIHQRKAEMSLHADTFIVMHGLAWNPIDTCATLAMPECITGSHVTENLVSFLGLTLQDGK from the exons ATGACTACATCCAAATTTAAGACAATTTGTCTTTTTTGTGGTAGTAGCTTAGGGAAGAAAAAGAGTTACAAAGATGCTGCCATTGATCTTGCCAAAGAATTG CAAATGTTCGCACTTCAAGTGATGAAAAACATTGATTTGGTATACGGAGGAGGTAATATTGGATTAATGGGCTTGATTGCTCAAACTCTCTTTGATGGTGGAAGGCATGTTCTTGG TGTGATTCCCACACCTCTAATGGATAAAGAG ATCACTAGTGTCACTATAGGAGATTTAAAACCAGTTAAAAATATACACCAGAGGAAAGCAGAAATGAGCCTACATGCTGATACCTTTATTGTTATGCATG GGTTAGCGTGGAACCCAATCGACACTTGTGCCACCCTCGCCATGCCGGAGTGCATCACCGGAAGCCACGTAACGGAAAACCTGGTCTCATTCCTGGGGCTTACTCTTCAAGATGGAAAATGA